One stretch of Balneola sp. MJW-20 DNA includes these proteins:
- a CDS encoding aminotransferase class V-fold PLP-dependent enzyme — MKSQQNLFQLDPGITYLNCAYMSPLLRSVEEAGIEGVKRKRNPVTLSPEIFFGESEILRSEFAKMVNASDPKRIAIIPSVSYGMANVARNLALSKGDNIIVVDEQFPSNIYPWRRLADECGAEVKYLKAPEGKERGKKWNNRILDSIDEYTAMVAIGNIHWADGTLYDLKAIREKTLNHNAWLVIDGTQSVGALPINVDELKPDALIAAGYKWLMGPYSMGLAYYGPAFDDAIPVEENWINRHNSEDFSRLVNYEDAYQPGALRFDVGEHSNFILVPMMVEALKQVNAWGVSNIQQYCRDITEKAVITLSNAGYRIEDPEFRAAHLFGIRLGENHSMDKIKSRLNEHNFSVSFRGDSIRVSPNVYNTEDEMMKLADLLSTI; from the coding sequence ATGAAATCACAGCAAAACCTCTTTCAGCTCGATCCAGGGATAACTTACCTCAATTGCGCTTATATGTCACCCTTGCTGAGATCTGTTGAGGAAGCCGGTATTGAAGGAGTGAAAAGAAAAAGAAATCCGGTGACCCTAAGTCCTGAGATATTCTTCGGGGAATCTGAGATCCTGCGCTCGGAATTTGCTAAAATGGTTAATGCTTCAGATCCAAAGCGAATTGCTATCATCCCATCTGTCTCCTATGGCATGGCTAATGTGGCCCGGAATCTTGCCCTGTCCAAAGGCGATAATATCATTGTGGTGGATGAACAATTCCCCAGTAATATATATCCCTGGCGACGCTTAGCTGATGAATGCGGTGCAGAGGTCAAATATCTTAAAGCCCCGGAAGGTAAAGAACGCGGAAAAAAATGGAATAACCGGATCCTGGATTCCATCGACGAGTATACAGCTATGGTTGCTATCGGTAATATCCACTGGGCAGACGGTACGCTATACGACCTGAAAGCTATACGGGAAAAAACTCTCAATCATAATGCCTGGCTGGTGATCGATGGGACACAATCGGTCGGAGCACTTCCGATCAATGTGGATGAACTGAAACCGGATGCCCTGATCGCTGCCGGATATAAATGGCTGATGGGGCCCTATAGCATGGGCCTGGCTTATTACGGTCCTGCTTTTGATGACGCAATCCCTGTGGAAGAGAACTGGATAAATCGTCATAACAGTGAGGATTTTTCCAGACTCGTAAATTATGAGGATGCCTACCAGCCCGGAGCTTTACGATTTGATGTGGGAGAACACAGCAATTTCATCCTGGTCCCTATGATGGTAGAGGCTTTGAAACAAGTGAATGCGTGGGGTGTCAGTAATATACAGCAATACTGCAGAGATATTACTGAAAAGGCGGTTATTACCTTATCCAATGCCGGTTACAGAATTGAAGATCCGGAATTCCGGGCTGCTCATCTATTTGGTATACGACTGGGGGAAAACCATTCTATGGACAAAATAAAATCCCGGCTGAATGAACATAATTTTTCGGTGTCCTTCAGAGGAGACTCGATCCGTGTTTCTCCTAATGTATATAACACCGAAGATGAAATGATGAAACTCGCTGATCTGCTCAGCACAATCTAA
- a CDS encoding GNAT family N-acetyltransferase, with translation MEIRKAVPKDLKQVRALNKQAVPNVNDIGNKELKYFLDTASLFLVAESDDEILGFMILLAPGLDYESLNYRFFAGNYTDFLYVDRIVVKPSEQRNGIGKALYNEIIHLNPGKKITCEVNVVPYNAASLAFHKAMGFKEIAQQVTENGKKKVSLQIRN, from the coding sequence ATGGAGATCAGAAAAGCTGTACCGAAAGATCTGAAGCAGGTAAGGGCACTGAACAAACAGGCTGTACCTAATGTGAATGATATTGGGAATAAGGAACTGAAATACTTTCTGGACACGGCATCCTTGTTTCTTGTTGCGGAATCGGATGACGAGATCCTTGGGTTCATGATCCTCCTTGCTCCCGGACTTGACTATGAGAGTCTCAATTATCGATTCTTTGCCGGAAATTATACGGACTTTCTGTATGTGGACCGGATAGTTGTAAAACCATCGGAACAAAGAAACGGAATCGGAAAGGCGCTATATAATGAGATCATTCATTTGAACCCGGGAAAAAAGATCACCTGTGAAGTAAATGTAGTTCCCTATAATGCTGCATCACTGGCCTTTCATAAAGCCATGGGCTTCAAGGAAATAGCTCAGCAAGTCACGGAAAATGGAAAGAAAAAGGTATCTCTTCAGATCCGTAACTAA
- a CDS encoding fasciclin domain-containing protein — protein MSALGAAVFALLLTFNVQAQDKNIVELAVGNDNLSTLVTAVKAGGLVETLQGDGPFTVFAPTNAAFEALPEGVLEMLLKPENKDKLVAVLTYHVVPAKVMSTDLEDGMAAPTVEGSEATISLEMGKAMVDNATVVAADVEASNGVVHVIDSVILPPSIQAALAGEEESNSDW, from the coding sequence ATGAGCGCTTTAGGTGCTGCTGTTTTTGCACTTTTGCTCACTTTCAATGTACAAGCCCAGGACAAAAATATCGTTGAACTGGCTGTGGGTAATGATAACCTTTCAACTCTGGTAACTGCTGTAAAAGCAGGTGGATTAGTTGAAACCCTTCAGGGTGACGGTCCTTTCACCGTATTTGCACCAACTAATGCTGCTTTTGAAGCACTGCCAGAAGGTGTACTGGAAATGTTATTAAAGCCTGAAAACAAGGATAAATTGGTAGCAGTACTTACATACCACGTAGTACCTGCAAAAGTGATGTCAACTGACCTTGAAGACGGAATGGCTGCTCCTACTGTCGAAGGAAGCGAAGCTACCATCAGTCTTGAAATGGGTAAGGCAATGGTAGATAATGCAACTGTAGTTGCTGCAGATGTGGAAGCATCTAACGGTGTAGTTCATGTGATCGACAGCGTTATTCTTCCTCCAAGCATCCAGGCAGCACTGGCTGGTGAAGAAGAGAGCAATAGCGACTGGTAA
- a CDS encoding ATP-dependent DNA helicase RecQ, with protein sequence MDKSFEKAQAKLKEVWGYDSFRAGQDEVVRSVLEGKDTLVLFPTGGGKSICYQVPALVFDGLTVVISPLIALMQDQVKQLKDKGIPATFINSTLSYREVEQRLVNARNGMYKLLYCAPERLKTDLWQAELNALPVELVAIDEAHCISEWGHDFRPSYRDIKSAMEPVADKVRWLALTATATPEVKKDILENLQLKEPKIISRGFQRPNLKWWVVRTGQKKKKLINATLKASKKGDGLIYGGTRRNCEDLASMFTSKALKAEAYHAGVASDKRKAIQERWIKGETPLVVATNAFGMGIDKPDCRYVIHETMPYSLEAYYQEAGRAGRDGEDAYPILFYREADYHTAEKRLTDKYPVREELEHAYQVICDSLNLAVGSEMEEMTSFETDMITRRGKLSRPKALASLRILDQLEVITLVDDVPAAVSLQFTLSASGLKTFKSQVDNNEKAEFIDKLERLFGSFSYHEPVELNEEHVLKHLNISRNQLVKGLNVLMQHDQVLVYTLLKTRSLIRVNEARSSKLPLSTRRVEDHRKVVFEKLEYMHGYILTDECREVYLRNYFGDTNAKACGTCDNCKSADAESNDELRNEWLKQVVSGLRSGKETVNELSREFDLSKERVAKVLKFLIREGKVVNDPAKPEAYQLSED encoded by the coding sequence ATGGATAAATCCTTTGAAAAAGCACAAGCAAAGCTAAAAGAGGTCTGGGGCTACGATTCATTTCGGGCCGGACAGGATGAGGTGGTACGTTCGGTGCTGGAAGGAAAGGACACACTGGTTCTTTTTCCGACAGGGGGAGGAAAGTCCATATGTTATCAAGTTCCTGCCCTGGTTTTTGATGGGTTGACGGTAGTTATCTCTCCTTTGATCGCACTGATGCAGGATCAGGTCAAGCAGCTTAAAGATAAAGGCATCCCGGCTACCTTTATTAACAGCACCTTATCTTACAGAGAAGTTGAGCAAAGGCTTGTTAATGCCAGAAACGGAATGTATAAGCTCTTGTACTGCGCACCGGAGCGATTAAAGACCGATCTCTGGCAGGCCGAATTGAATGCCCTTCCTGTAGAACTCGTAGCTATTGATGAAGCACACTGCATCAGTGAGTGGGGGCATGACTTCAGACCTTCTTACCGTGATATAAAATCTGCTATGGAACCGGTAGCCGATAAAGTAAGGTGGCTTGCACTCACAGCCACGGCTACTCCCGAGGTGAAAAAAGATATCCTGGAAAACCTTCAGCTAAAGGAGCCTAAAATAATATCCCGAGGTTTTCAGAGACCTAATCTTAAATGGTGGGTGGTTAGGACCGGACAAAAGAAAAAGAAGCTGATCAATGCAACGCTGAAAGCCTCCAAAAAAGGAGACGGGCTGATCTATGGGGGGACCCGCCGTAATTGTGAAGATCTTGCAAGTATGTTTACATCCAAAGCTTTGAAGGCTGAGGCTTATCATGCCGGAGTAGCTTCAGATAAAAGAAAAGCGATTCAGGAACGCTGGATCAAAGGCGAAACACCTCTTGTGGTTGCCACCAATGCCTTCGGTATGGGAATTGATAAACCGGACTGCCGTTATGTGATCCATGAGACTATGCCTTATTCACTGGAGGCATATTATCAGGAAGCCGGCAGAGCAGGCAGGGATGGAGAAGACGCTTATCCGATCCTTTTCTACCGTGAAGCCGATTATCACACTGCAGAAAAAAGATTAACAGATAAATATCCGGTACGTGAAGAACTGGAACATGCGTATCAGGTGATCTGTGATTCACTTAATCTGGCTGTTGGGTCAGAGATGGAAGAAATGACCTCTTTTGAGACGGACATGATCACACGCCGGGGAAAACTATCCCGGCCCAAAGCACTGGCAAGTCTGCGGATACTGGATCAGCTTGAAGTCATCACCCTGGTTGATGATGTGCCTGCAGCTGTTTCACTTCAGTTTACTTTAAGTGCCTCAGGTTTGAAGACCTTTAAATCTCAGGTCGATAATAATGAAAAAGCTGAATTCATTGATAAATTAGAACGGCTTTTTGGCTCTTTTTCTTACCACGAACCGGTAGAACTGAATGAAGAGCATGTGCTGAAGCATCTGAATATCTCCCGTAATCAGTTGGTGAAGGGACTGAACGTTCTCATGCAGCACGATCAGGTCCTGGTATACACGCTTCTGAAGACCCGAAGTCTTATAAGAGTGAACGAAGCTCGTTCTTCAAAACTGCCTTTATCAACCCGCAGGGTAGAGGACCATCGAAAAGTGGTCTTTGAGAAGCTGGAATATATGCACGGTTATATCCTGACAGATGAGTGCAGAGAAGTATATCTCAGAAATTATTTTGGTGATACCAATGCAAAAGCCTGTGGAACCTGTGATAACTGCAAAAGTGCGGATGCAGAAAGCAATGATGAATTGAGAAATGAATGGTTAAAACAGGTAGTATCAGGTCTTAGATCGGGTAAAGAGACTGTGAATGAATTATCCCGGGAATTCGATCTAAGTAAAGAACGGGTTGCAAAAGTACTTAAATTCCTGATCCGGGAGGGAAAGGTAGTTAATGATCCGGCCAAACCTGAGGCTTATCAGTTATCAGAGGACTGA
- a CDS encoding DUF4296 domain-containing protein, whose amino-acid sequence MNKIIPLFLLLLCSIQSCTPDSDNAYPKPDNLISEDTYIDLLIDMQLAKVVFNSEEFSDADSILTIIYDKYGITEEQYRTSHAWYQSNYEEQQERVDIAKERLLREQARLESAPDSTQSSDN is encoded by the coding sequence ATGAATAAGATCATACCCCTATTTTTATTACTTCTGTGCAGCATACAGTCCTGCACTCCGGACTCTGATAATGCTTATCCGAAACCGGATAACCTGATTTCTGAAGACACCTACATAGATCTTCTGATCGATATGCAGCTTGCCAAGGTGGTCTTTAATTCCGAAGAATTCAGTGATGCAGATTCGATCCTCACTATTATTTATGATAAATACGGGATCACTGAAGAACAGTATAGAACGAGTCATGCATGGTACCAGAGTAATTACGAGGAACAACAGGAACGGGTAGATATCGCGAAAGAACGTTTACTCAGGGAACAGGCCAGACTGGAATCTGCTCCCGATAGTACTCAGTCCTCTGATAACTGA